The following proteins come from a genomic window of Gottfriedia acidiceleris:
- the gcvPA gene encoding aminomethyl-transferring glycine dehydrogenase subunit GcvPA gives MHRYLPTTEQDRQEMLKVVGVSSVDELFSDIPEKVRFNGLLNIKKAKSESDLIQELSELANKNANLREYVSFLGAGVYDHYLPTVVDHVISRSEFYTAYTPYQPEISQGELQAIFEFQTMICELTGMDVANSSMYDGGTSLAEATTLAAGHTGKKRILVSKAVHPQSREVILSYAKGQHLEVVEIGLKDGKTDLEELKNEMNDNVACVVVQYPNFYGQIEELDQIEPIAHTGKSLFVVSSNPLALAALTPPGEFGADIVAGDAQTFGIPTQFGGPHCGYFATTTKLMRKMPGRLVGQTVDGEGRRGFVLTLQAREQHIRRDKATSNICSNQALNALAASVAMTALGKNGAVEMATQNIQRTQYMKKKLTENGISVVFDGAAFNELVIDVKQNVSEINKQLFTKKIIGGYDLAKVEPTMENHMLIAVTELRSKQHIDTFVEELALLVDGKGMQHAEGSTVSF, from the coding sequence ATGCATCGTTATTTACCAACGACAGAGCAAGATCGTCAAGAGATGTTAAAAGTAGTAGGTGTTTCATCAGTTGATGAATTATTTAGTGATATTCCTGAAAAAGTTCGTTTTAATGGCTTATTAAACATTAAAAAAGCAAAATCTGAATCTGATTTAATTCAGGAGTTAAGCGAATTAGCGAATAAAAACGCTAACTTAAGAGAGTATGTTTCTTTCTTAGGTGCTGGTGTTTATGATCATTACTTACCAACAGTTGTAGATCATGTTATATCTCGTTCAGAGTTTTATACTGCCTATACGCCATATCAACCTGAGATTTCACAAGGTGAACTTCAAGCAATTTTTGAATTCCAAACGATGATTTGTGAATTAACAGGAATGGATGTAGCAAACTCTTCAATGTATGACGGAGGTACTTCTCTTGCTGAAGCGACTACTTTAGCAGCTGGTCATACTGGTAAAAAGCGCATTTTAGTTTCAAAAGCTGTTCACCCACAATCACGTGAAGTTATTTTATCTTATGCTAAAGGTCAACACTTAGAGGTTGTTGAAATTGGACTTAAAGATGGAAAAACTGATCTAGAAGAGCTTAAAAATGAAATGAATGATAATGTTGCTTGTGTTGTTGTTCAATACCCTAACTTCTATGGACAAATTGAAGAATTAGATCAAATTGAGCCAATTGCTCATACAGGTAAAAGCTTATTCGTAGTTTCAAGTAATCCATTAGCATTAGCAGCTTTAACTCCTCCAGGAGAATTTGGAGCAGATATCGTTGCTGGTGACGCGCAAACATTTGGTATTCCAACTCAATTTGGTGGGCCTCACTGTGGATACTTTGCAACTACAACTAAATTAATGCGTAAAATGCCAGGTCGCCTAGTTGGTCAAACTGTTGATGGTGAAGGCCGTCGCGGTTTCGTATTAACATTACAAGCGCGTGAGCAACATATTCGTCGTGACAAAGCGACTTCGAATATTTGTTCAAACCAAGCATTAAATGCATTAGCAGCTTCTGTTGCAATGACAGCTCTTGGTAAAAATGGTGCAGTTGAAATGGCAACTCAAAATATTCAACGTACTCAATATATGAAAAAGAAATTAACTGAAAATGGAATTTCAGTAGTATTCGATGGCGCAGCATTTAACGAACTTGTTATCGATGTAAAACAAAATGTTTCTGAAATTAATAAACAGTTATTTACAAAGAAAATTATCGGTGGTTATGACTTAGCAAAAGTTGAACCTACTATGGAAAATCATATGTTAATCGCAGTAACAGAATTACGTTCTAAACAACATATTGATACTTTTGTAGAAGAACTAGCATTATTAGTAGACGGAAAGGGGATG
- the gcvT gene encoding glycine cleavage system aminomethyltransferase GcvT, translating into MTTLLRTPLFEDYKVLGGKTIDFGGWELPVQFSSIKEEHEAVRTAAGLFDVSHMGEIEVTGKDSLKYLQKMMTNDISKLNEEGALYTAMCYENAGTVDDLLVYKYNDEHYLLVVNASNIEKDFAWLISHVEGDVKVVNKSNEVAQLALQGPKSVAILQRLTNENVTDIKYFTFKDNVLIGDLNVLVSRTGYTGEDGYELYLAAEDASKLWSLLLEAGKEDGLKPCGLGARDTLRFEAALALYGQELTKDITPLEAGIGFAVKLNKEEDFFGKEVLKNQKEQGVPRKLVGIEMIDKGIPRTHYPVYVNGELIGEVTSGTQSPTLKKNIGLALIKSEFSALGTELEVEIRNKKLKAVVVSKPFYKREKK; encoded by the coding sequence ATGACGACTTTATTACGCACACCATTGTTTGAAGATTACAAAGTATTAGGTGGTAAAACAATTGATTTTGGTGGCTGGGAGCTGCCTGTGCAATTTTCGAGCATTAAAGAAGAACACGAAGCTGTTCGTACAGCAGCTGGTTTATTTGATGTTTCTCACATGGGAGAAATTGAAGTAACTGGTAAAGATAGTCTTAAATATTTACAAAAAATGATGACAAATGATATTTCAAAATTAAATGAAGAAGGCGCATTATATACAGCAATGTGCTATGAAAATGCTGGAACGGTAGACGACTTACTAGTTTATAAGTATAACGATGAACACTATTTATTAGTTGTAAATGCGTCTAATATTGAAAAAGATTTCGCATGGTTAATTTCACATGTTGAAGGTGATGTAAAAGTAGTTAATAAAAGTAATGAAGTTGCACAGTTAGCTCTTCAAGGGCCAAAATCTGTTGCAATTTTACAACGTTTAACGAATGAGAACGTTACTGATATTAAGTATTTTACATTCAAAGATAATGTATTAATTGGTGATCTAAATGTTTTAGTTTCACGCACAGGTTACACAGGTGAAGATGGATATGAATTATACTTAGCTGCAGAAGATGCGTCTAAGCTTTGGTCTTTACTTTTAGAAGCAGGTAAGGAAGATGGTTTAAAACCATGTGGCTTAGGTGCTCGTGATACACTTCGTTTCGAAGCAGCACTAGCATTATATGGTCAAGAATTAACTAAAGACATTACTCCATTAGAAGCTGGAATCGGTTTTGCTGTGAAATTAAATAAAGAAGAAGATTTCTTCGGTAAAGAAGTTCTGAAAAATCAAAAAGAGCAAGGTGTACCTCGTAAACTTGTTGGAATTGAAATGATTGACAAAGGTATTCCAAGAACTCACTATCCTGTATATGTAAACGGGGAATTAATTGGTGAAGTAACAAGTGGTACGCAATCTCCAACATTAAAGAAAAATATTGGACTTGCATTAATCAAATCTGAATTTTCTGCTTTAGGTACTGAACTTGAAGTTGAAATTCGAAATAAAAAATTAAAAGCAGTAGTAGTTTCAAAACCATTTTACAAAAGAGAGAAGAAGTAA